In Microbacterium sp. SLBN-146, one genomic interval encodes:
- a CDS encoding type II secretion system F family protein: MTFVLGAALSAGLLLALSPWLWPKASRSSRAAVPGRLARLLEESGTTRLVPWQLVSIMMLGGAVAASVVWLATAVLALSVIAGGAGALAPVAVLRARRASLRRSRRSLWPDVCDLLIASVRAGMSLPDAVASLGGSAPAPLRPAFAAFGGDLAASGHFDSSALRLKAALADPTADRIVEALRMARQVGGTELTPVLRALSSSVRADAAVRSEVEARQSWIRGAAVLGVSAPWVILGLLAMRPEGARAYGSPEGVGLVVAGAAMSFVAFRIMVRLGRLPESRRWFG, from the coding sequence ATGACGTTCGTGCTGGGTGCTGCGCTCTCCGCGGGGCTGCTGCTCGCCCTCTCGCCGTGGCTCTGGCCCAAGGCGTCTCGTTCCTCGCGAGCAGCCGTGCCGGGACGGCTGGCCCGGCTGCTCGAAGAGTCCGGGACGACACGCCTCGTTCCCTGGCAGCTCGTGTCGATCATGATGCTCGGCGGAGCGGTCGCCGCATCCGTCGTCTGGCTCGCGACAGCGGTCCTCGCCCTCTCCGTCATCGCAGGTGGCGCGGGAGCCCTCGCTCCCGTCGCGGTGCTGCGTGCGCGACGCGCGAGTCTCCGGCGATCGCGGCGCAGTCTCTGGCCCGATGTCTGCGATCTCCTGATCGCCTCGGTGCGGGCGGGAATGTCGCTGCCCGACGCCGTTGCGAGTCTCGGCGGCTCTGCGCCGGCGCCGCTCCGACCGGCGTTCGCCGCGTTCGGGGGAGACCTCGCGGCATCCGGTCACTTCGATTCCAGCGCACTTCGGCTGAAGGCCGCGCTCGCCGATCCGACTGCCGATCGCATCGTCGAGGCGCTGCGGATGGCGCGTCAGGTGGGCGGAACGGAGTTGACGCCGGTCCTCCGTGCGCTGTCCTCGTCTGTGCGGGCTGACGCTGCCGTCCGATCCGAGGTCGAGGCACGGCAATCATGGATCCGCGGCGCTGCTGTCCTCGGCGTCTCCGCGCCGTGGGTGATCCTCGGGCTCCTCGCGATGCGGCCGGAGGGTGCCCGAGCGTACGGAAGCCCCGAGGGCGTCGGACTCGTGGTCGCGGGTGCTGCCATGTCGTTCGTCGCGTTTCGGATCATGGTGCGGCTCGGACGCCTCCCCGAGTCGAGGCGGTGGTTCGGTTGA